In a single window of the Mucilaginibacter defluvii genome:
- a CDS encoding energy transducer TonB, translated as MLITKLNLYTTEWLDVVFENRNKSYGAYQLRKSNGANMLKSLLITFSAVGLGIIIYSFTHKVAIVEPPLISPNEREIPVEIKNLLPPKEEEKVFEATPKTELPKAVAKAAKVKTKAIPNRVVRDELVKTDPPKTSDEGAIGPTNQDGPATEINIPAGTTTGTPGGSGTGGGDATGDEVHTSIGLSSLPEPYDGMEGWNKYLSRNLRYPVIAAENGLSGKVFISFIIEKDGTLTDIKVERGAGNGFDEEALRVLKKAKAWKPGTQNGRPVRVRYTIPISFTITNN; from the coding sequence ATGCTTATCACCAAACTAAATTTGTACACCACCGAGTGGCTCGATGTTGTATTTGAGAACCGCAATAAAAGTTACGGTGCTTACCAACTGCGTAAAAGCAATGGTGCAAATATGCTGAAATCTTTGCTGATTACATTCTCCGCAGTAGGATTGGGCATAATTATTTATTCGTTTACGCATAAAGTTGCCATTGTTGAACCGCCGTTGATTTCGCCTAATGAGCGAGAAATACCTGTAGAGATTAAAAATCTCCTCCCTCCAAAAGAAGAAGAAAAGGTATTTGAAGCAACCCCTAAAACAGAATTGCCAAAAGCGGTGGCCAAGGCTGCAAAAGTAAAAACTAAAGCTATACCAAACAGAGTTGTGAGGGATGAGTTGGTAAAAACAGATCCTCCAAAAACAAGCGACGAAGGCGCCATCGGCCCGACAAATCAGGATGGTCCTGCAACCGAGATTAACATACCGGCGGGTACAACAACAGGCACTCCTGGCGGGTCGGGTACAGGTGGGGGTGATGCTACAGGTGATGAGGTGCATACTTCAATAGGTTTATCATCACTTCCTGAACCTTATGACGGCATGGAAGGCTGGAACAAATATTTAAGCCGCAACCTGCGTTACCCTGTCATCGCGGCGGAGAATGGTTTGTCAGGTAAAGTTTTTATCAGCTTTATTATTGAAAAGGACGGTACCCTTACCGATATAAAAGTAGAACGAGGCGCCGGCAACGGTTTTGATGAGGAAGCCCTGCGTGTACTTAAAAAGGCCAAAGCCTGGAAACCCGGTACACAAAACGGCAGGCCGGTTAGGGTGCGGTATACCATACCCATTAGCTTTACCATTACCAACAACTAA
- a CDS encoding porin translates to MKKRFLLFSFLAFGVSSIVKAQDSTQTDPPLTITGSVDTYYKYDFADRSNLPTSFASDHNSMSIGMVDIALKKKVSKASFVGEISFGPRGQSQSIPNAAGVYDETTNSYNIQNLYVSYDVTDKLALTAGYMATFVGYEVISPVGNFNYSTSYLFTNGPFQNAGFKASYAISSKVGLMAGIFNDYWNVYKSASKLNTFGAQLSLTPVEGWSAYVNLLTGPSSGTEIDFTTAYQITPAFKLGLNAATFSAGNDYEDGGFTGVALYPQYAVSSAVTLGLRGEYFKTKAGDYATFGPAPGESVTAITATANIKAGPLSLIPEVRFDNMSSDAVFVKKNGSPSKNAGQFVLAAVYAF, encoded by the coding sequence ATGAAAAAAAGATTTTTACTATTTTCTTTTCTCGCTTTTGGCGTTTCTTCAATTGTAAAAGCGCAGGATTCGACGCAAACAGATCCGCCTTTAACAATTACCGGCTCAGTAGATACTTATTATAAGTACGATTTTGCTGACCGCAGCAACCTGCCAACCAGTTTCGCGTCTGACCACAATTCTATGTCGATAGGTATGGTTGATATCGCCCTAAAGAAAAAAGTGAGTAAAGCGTCATTTGTCGGCGAAATTTCTTTCGGTCCGCGTGGTCAGTCTCAGTCCATACCAAACGCCGCAGGTGTTTATGATGAAACTACCAACAGTTACAACATTCAAAACTTGTACGTATCGTATGATGTAACGGATAAACTTGCCTTAACCGCCGGTTATATGGCAACGTTTGTAGGCTATGAAGTGATCAGCCCTGTAGGTAATTTTAATTATTCAACTTCGTACCTGTTCACTAACGGTCCGTTCCAGAACGCGGGCTTTAAGGCTTCGTACGCTATCTCGAGCAAAGTGGGCTTAATGGCCGGTATTTTTAATGATTACTGGAACGTTTATAAGTCAGCATCAAAACTGAATACCTTCGGCGCGCAGTTGTCGTTAACTCCGGTTGAAGGCTGGTCGGCTTATGTGAATTTACTTACCGGTCCGTCATCAGGTACCGAAATTGATTTTACAACAGCTTACCAAATAACCCCGGCATTTAAATTAGGCTTGAATGCAGCTACATTCTCTGCCGGTAATGATTATGAGGACGGCGGTTTTACCGGCGTTGCATTATACCCGCAATACGCGGTATCAAGCGCGGTAACACTGGGTTTGCGCGGCGAATATTTTAAAACCAAAGCAGGCGATTACGCTACCTTCGGTCCGGCGCCGGGCGAATCGGTAACTGCTATAACAGCAACGGCTAACATCAAAGCAGGTCCGTTAAGCTTGATCCCCGAGGTGCGTTTTGATAATATGAGTAGTGATGCCGTATTTGTTAAAAAGAATGGTTCGCCATCAAAAAATGCCGGTCAGTTTGTATTGGCGGCGGTATACGCATTCTAA
- a CDS encoding AIR synthase related protein yields the protein MTSSQRYDQRGVSASKDDVHNAIKNIDKGIYPKAFCKIIPDILTNDPDYCNIMHADGAGTKSSLAYTYWKETGDISVWRGIAQDAIIMNIDDLLCVGAVDNILLSSTIGRNKNLIPGEVIAAIINGTEEILAELRDAGIGIYSTGGETADVGDLVRTIIVDSTVTCRMKREDVISNHRIKPGNVIVGLASYGQATYETEYNGGMGSNGLTSARHDVFNKTIADKYPESYDAGIPYDLIFSGSKSLTDQIEIGNGKTVTAGKLVLSPTRTYAPIIKAILERYRSQIDGMVHCSGGAQTKVLHFVDDVHVIKDNLFPVPPLFKLIHEESGTSWQEMYKVFNMGHRMELYVSEDIAADIIAISKSFNVDAQIIGRVEAADKKQVTIQSEFGEFVYN from the coding sequence ATGACTTCTTCGCAAAGATACGATCAGCGCGGCGTGTCGGCATCAAAGGATGATGTGCACAACGCGATCAAAAACATCGACAAAGGTATATATCCTAAAGCTTTTTGTAAGATAATTCCTGATATTTTAACAAACGACCCGGATTACTGCAATATTATGCACGCCGACGGCGCGGGCACCAAATCGTCATTAGCGTATACTTACTGGAAAGAAACCGGTGATATATCCGTATGGCGCGGCATAGCGCAGGATGCCATCATCATGAACATTGACGACCTGCTTTGCGTAGGCGCGGTTGATAATATCCTGTTATCATCAACCATCGGCCGTAACAAAAACCTGATACCGGGTGAAGTTATTGCTGCTATAATTAATGGTACCGAAGAAATTTTGGCTGAGCTGCGTGATGCGGGCATCGGCATATATTCCACCGGTGGCGAAACTGCCGACGTGGGCGACCTGGTGCGCACCATCATTGTCGACTCTACCGTTACCTGCCGCATGAAACGCGAAGATGTTATCTCGAACCACCGAATTAAACCCGGCAATGTAATTGTAGGCCTGGCCTCATACGGACAAGCCACATACGAAACCGAATACAATGGTGGCATGGGAAGCAACGGCTTAACCTCGGCAAGGCACGATGTGTTTAACAAAACCATTGCCGACAAATATCCGGAAAGTTACGATGCAGGTATTCCTTATGATTTGATCTTCTCCGGCTCAAAAAGTCTGACTGATCAAATTGAAATTGGAAATGGAAAAACCGTAACAGCGGGCAAACTTGTGCTATCACCAACACGCACTTACGCCCCAATCATTAAAGCTATATTGGAAAGATACCGCTCGCAAATTGATGGCATGGTACATTGTAGCGGCGGCGCACAAACCAAAGTGCTCCATTTTGTGGATGATGTACACGTGATAAAAGATAACCTTTTCCCGGTGCCACCTTTGTTTAAATTGATCCATGAAGAATCAGGCACCTCATGGCAGGAAATGTATAAGGTGTTCAATATGGGCCACCGCATGGAGCTCTATGTATCTGAAGATATTGCTGCCGACATTATCGCCATATCAAAGAGCTTTAATGTAGATGCGCAGATCATCGGCCGTGTTGAAGCTGCTGATAAAAAGCAGGTAACCATACAATCGGAATTTGGGGAGTTTGTATATAATTAA
- a CDS encoding chloride channel protein — translation MYILKTLTYKLNRLRSTLNSQRNFLIYCSVFVGLMGGLAAVVLKFMVHFMEELSRNISAHLPYHFIYVFLPALGILATVAYLHLINRDKIQKGIGNILVNIKRNRSNILFNNVYSHLISSSLTVGFGGSSGLEAPIVCTGAAIGSNTGRFFKLSAYEKTVLLAAGTSAGIAAVFNSPIAGVLFSLELLIGEITIPTFIPLLIASATGVVVSKTLYSGQLFHLVTEGWVMQALPFYILLGVLCGLVSVYISTVAGKLEKGLFVNQNRYVRAVAGGLLLGVLILIFPPLFGEGYHDLQQALNGNIEAIKDESLLSQYLNHPLALLGFIALLVFMKIIAAGITIGSGGNGGTFAPTMFTGAFLGLFIAYGCNLTGLIHLNTSNFIAVGMAGALSGVLHAPLTAIFLIAEITGGYVLFIPLMIVSAISYIISRHFNPHNMYWHDLVHERNIHPDHDYDMLSSITIDSVINRNFTAVSKELSIRDFYKVISLSPANIFPVLGADKRIDGVVLVDEIRRQLFTDDFADHTVAEIMITPPAIIKYHEPVDAVMKQFDRLDVWQLPVEQDGRFIGFVSKSALLAQYREAFIAQHKQADLFAH, via the coding sequence ATGTATATACTTAAAACGCTTACCTATAAACTTAACCGATTACGATCAACCCTCAACAGTCAACGCAATTTCCTGATATACTGTAGTGTATTTGTAGGCCTTATGGGCGGTTTGGCAGCGGTGGTGCTTAAGTTTATGGTGCATTTTATGGAAGAGCTAAGCCGGAACATTTCCGCGCATTTACCTTACCATTTTATTTACGTGTTTTTACCGGCCCTGGGTATATTGGCTACGGTAGCTTATTTACACCTTATTAACAGAGATAAAATACAAAAGGGCATCGGCAATATTTTGGTTAACATTAAACGTAATCGGTCGAACATATTATTCAATAATGTTTATTCGCATTTAATAAGCAGTTCGTTAACGGTTGGTTTTGGCGGTTCATCCGGACTTGAAGCGCCAATCGTATGTACGGGCGCCGCCATCGGCTCAAACACTGGCAGATTTTTCAAACTATCCGCTTACGAAAAAACCGTGTTGCTTGCAGCGGGCACTTCTGCGGGTATCGCAGCTGTGTTTAACAGCCCGATAGCGGGGGTGCTGTTTTCGCTTGAATTATTAATAGGAGAGATTACCATACCTACTTTTATACCTTTGCTCATTGCTTCGGCAACCGGGGTGGTGGTGTCAAAAACTTTGTACTCGGGCCAATTATTTCACCTGGTTACCGAAGGTTGGGTGATGCAGGCATTGCCATTTTATATATTGTTAGGAGTATTATGCGGTTTGGTGTCAGTATATATCTCGACAGTTGCAGGCAAACTTGAAAAAGGATTGTTCGTTAATCAAAACCGTTATGTACGGGCCGTGGCCGGCGGGCTATTGCTCGGTGTTTTGATCCTGATTTTTCCACCGCTGTTCGGCGAGGGTTACCATGATCTGCAACAGGCCTTAAACGGAAACATCGAGGCTATTAAAGATGAATCGCTACTGAGCCAATACCTTAATCATCCGCTGGCTTTGTTAGGGTTTATTGCACTGCTGGTATTTATGAAGATAATCGCCGCCGGTATAACCATCGGCTCGGGCGGTAATGGGGGTACATTTGCGCCAACCATGTTTACCGGAGCGTTCTTAGGTTTGTTTATCGCTTACGGCTGTAACCTTACCGGTTTGATACATCTTAATACCAGTAACTTTATCGCTGTCGGAATGGCGGGCGCGCTAAGCGGCGTTTTGCATGCGCCGCTAACAGCTATATTTTTGATTGCCGAAATAACGGGTGGCTATGTGTTATTTATTCCGCTGATGATCGTGTCGGCCATATCGTACATTATATCCCGCCATTTTAATCCGCATAATATGTACTGGCACGATCTGGTTCACGAGCGCAATATTCACCCCGACCATGATTATGACATGCTATCCTCTATCACTATTGATAGCGTAATTAACCGCAATTTTACAGCGGTTAGCAAAGAGTTATCCATACGCGATTTTTATAAAGTGATATCACTAAGTCCGGCTAATATTTTCCCGGTACTTGGCGCTGATAAGCGCATTGATGGGGTGGTTTTGGTTGACGAAATTCGCCGGCAGTTGTTTACCGATGATTTTGCCGACCATACTGTAGCCGAAATTATGATAACGCCACCTGCGATAATAAAATATCACGAGCCGGTTGATGCCGTGATGAAGCAGTTTGACCGGTTGGATGTTTGGCAACTACCTGTTGAGCAGGATGGGCGCTTTATCGGCTTTGTTTCAAAATCGGCCTTGTTGGCTCAATACCGCGAAGCCTTTATCGCGCAGCATAAGCAGGCCGACTTGTTTGCACACTAA
- the purL gene encoding phosphoribosylformylglycinamidine synthase subunit PurL: protein MENQELTTVDTAKDLGLLPEEFDRIKEILGRVPNFTELSIFSVMWSEHCSYKNSITWLKTLPKDGPRMLAKAGEENAGLVDLGDGIGCAFKIESHNHPSALEPYQGAATGVGGINRDIFTMGARPIAQLNSLRFGDINLDKTKWLIKGVVKGISHYGNAFGIPTVGGELFFDECYNINPLVNAMSAGIVKAGETVSATSYGVGNPVYIVGSATGKDGIHGAAFASKDITEDSVNDLPAVQVGDPFQEKLLLEATLEVIKTGAVVGMQDMGAAGIICSNSEMSAKGEHGMRINLDAVPTRQENMKPFEILLSESQERMLIVVHKGREKEVEAVFDKWDLNCAIIGEVTDTKRLEYFMNGELVADVPADDLVLGGGAPVYQREYREPAYYAENQKFKIEDIAEPEDLVAVAEHLLGHPNIASKRWVTDQYDSMVGVSTMTTNRPSDAAVVAVRDTEKAIVLTVDCNSRYVYADPQKGCAIAVAEAARNITCAGGEPVAITNCLNFGNPYIPEVYWQFVSAIKGMGEACTKFETPVTGGNVSFYNQSSDEGPVFPTPTIGMLGVMDNIDNIMTLDFKQPGDFIYLIGESVNDIASSQYLASWHKVSASPAPHFNLDQEYATHQVIKELIKHKLVQSAHDVADGGLYVTLAEAAMPNGLGFDISTDAAIRKDAFLFGEAQGRIVVSVAPADQDKFVELMATSETEFTLLGTVTNGFFNVDEQLFGHVTDVKLLFDNVLHVALGE, encoded by the coding sequence TTGGAGAATCAGGAGCTAACTACCGTTGATACCGCCAAAGACCTTGGCCTGTTACCCGAAGAGTTTGATCGTATAAAAGAGATACTTGGCCGCGTGCCTAACTTTACCGAATTGTCCATCTTCTCGGTAATGTGGAGCGAGCACTGCTCATACAAAAACTCTATTACATGGTTAAAAACCTTACCAAAGGATGGGCCACGCATGTTGGCCAAAGCCGGTGAAGAAAATGCCGGTCTGGTTGACCTTGGTGATGGAATTGGTTGCGCTTTCAAAATAGAATCACACAACCACCCATCGGCGCTTGAGCCTTACCAGGGCGCGGCAACAGGTGTAGGCGGTATTAACCGCGATATTTTTACCATGGGTGCAAGGCCTATCGCACAGCTTAACTCCCTGCGTTTTGGCGACATCAACCTGGATAAAACCAAATGGTTAATTAAGGGGGTGGTTAAAGGCATCAGCCATTATGGTAATGCCTTTGGTATTCCAACCGTAGGCGGCGAGCTTTTCTTTGACGAATGCTATAACATTAATCCCCTGGTAAACGCCATGTCGGCCGGTATAGTTAAGGCCGGCGAAACCGTTTCGGCTACATCTTATGGCGTAGGCAATCCGGTTTACATAGTTGGCTCGGCCACTGGTAAAGATGGTATACACGGTGCGGCTTTCGCATCAAAAGATATTACGGAAGATTCAGTGAACGATCTGCCGGCCGTACAGGTAGGCGATCCGTTTCAGGAAAAACTGTTGCTTGAAGCTACGCTCGAAGTTATTAAGACCGGTGCTGTAGTGGGTATGCAGGATATGGGTGCCGCGGGTATCATCTGCTCAAACTCCGAAATGTCGGCCAAGGGCGAGCATGGTATGCGAATAAACCTTGACGCGGTGCCAACCCGTCAGGAAAACATGAAACCTTTTGAGATATTGCTTTCAGAATCGCAGGAGCGTATGCTGATTGTGGTGCACAAAGGCCGCGAAAAAGAAGTTGAAGCCGTTTTTGATAAGTGGGATTTAAACTGCGCCATTATTGGTGAGGTTACCGATACCAAACGCCTGGAGTATTTTATGAATGGCGAACTGGTGGCTGACGTACCTGCTGATGACCTGGTGTTGGGTGGCGGCGCGCCGGTTTACCAGCGCGAATACCGTGAGCCTGCTTACTATGCCGAAAACCAAAAATTCAAGATAGAAGATATTGCCGAGCCGGAAGATCTGGTTGCTGTAGCCGAGCATTTGCTGGGTCATCCTAACATCGCGTCCAAGCGTTGGGTAACTGATCAGTACGACTCCATGGTAGGCGTATCAACCATGACCACCAACCGCCCGAGCGATGCGGCCGTTGTTGCCGTACGCGATACCGAAAAAGCGATTGTTTTAACGGTTGACTGCAACTCACGCTACGTATATGCTGATCCGCAAAAAGGCTGTGCTATTGCCGTTGCCGAGGCCGCGCGTAATATTACCTGCGCCGGTGGCGAGCCGGTTGCTATTACCAATTGTTTGAACTTTGGCAACCCTTATATTCCTGAAGTATACTGGCAGTTTGTAAGCGCTATTAAAGGTATGGGCGAAGCTTGTACTAAGTTTGAAACCCCGGTTACAGGCGGTAACGTGAGCTTTTACAACCAATCATCTGATGAAGGCCCGGTATTCCCGACCCCAACCATCGGTATGCTGGGCGTAATGGATAACATTGACAACATCATGACGCTTGACTTTAAACAGCCGGGCGATTTTATATACCTTATTGGCGAATCAGTTAATGATATCGCTTCATCACAATACCTGGCCTCATGGCATAAGGTATCGGCTTCTCCGGCTCCGCATTTTAATCTGGATCAGGAGTATGCTACACACCAGGTGATCAAAGAGCTGATCAAGCACAAGCTGGTACAATCTGCCCATGACGTTGCTGATGGCGGTTTATACGTAACGCTTGCCGAAGCGGCCATGCCAAACGGTTTAGGTTTTGATATCAGTACCGATGCCGCAATCCGTAAGGATGCCTTCCTGTTCGGCGAAGCACAGGGCAGGATAGTAGTAAGCGTTGCACCGGCAGATCAGGACAAATTTGTTGAACTGATGGCCACCAGCGAAACCGAATTCACACTGCTGGGCACAGTAACTAATGGTTTCTTTAATGTAGATGAACAATTGTTTGGCCACGTAACGGATGTGAAGCTGTTGTTTGACAACGTACTTCACGTTGCTTTAGGCGAATAA
- a CDS encoding glutamine synthetase III, with amino-acid sequence MSNTRFQALQSVLNRTVPEIKAPSTKISDFYGANVFDKKKMKEYLSDDAYASVINSIEHGEPIQRDMAEQVASAMRAWAISKSATHYTHWFQPLTGSTAEKHDSFFEPTADGGAIERFSGDALAQQEPDASSFPSGGIRNTFEARGYTAWDPSSPAFLMGRTLCIPTVFVSYTGEALDYKVPLLKALTALDKAAVDVCHYFDKSIEKVNASLGIEQEYFLVDIALFNARPDLYVTGRTLFGHISAKNQQLEDHYFGSIPERVLAFMQDMETEALLLGIPLKTRHNEVAPSQFECAPIYEEINLAIDHNQLLMDLMDRVAKRHNFKVLLHEKPYAGINGSGKHNNWSMITNTGKNLLSPGKTPKNNLMFLTFFVNTIKAVYEHADLLRASIASVNNDHRLGANEAPPAIISIFLGSQLTEVLDEIETSRLSKKIKEENTLWQGIPKIPQILADNTDRNRTSPFAFTGNKFELRAVGSSANSASPMTVLNLIVADQLKKFKTDVDKLLKKGEKKDVALMMTIKRYLKESRSIRFEGNGYSEDWEKEAEARGLSNIKTTPKALDVMITEKTAELFANTGVFTPREAHARHEILLESYYKKVQIEARVMGELANNVIIPAAIAYQSKLVENVKGLKDIGLDKSTYKAQLDIITRLSEHINFVKDNVEEMVQARKNINNNVEDVRQKAIDYDEKVRSYFQPIRYHVDKLEQLVDDSLWPLPKFRELLFFK; translated from the coding sequence ATGTCGAATACCCGTTTTCAAGCGCTGCAATCGGTGCTAAACCGTACCGTGCCGGAGATAAAAGCGCCTTCAACAAAAATTTCTGATTTTTACGGAGCCAATGTTTTCGATAAAAAGAAAATGAAGGAATATTTATCTGATGATGCGTATGCAAGCGTTATCAATTCAATAGAGCATGGCGAGCCTATACAACGCGACATGGCCGAGCAGGTAGCTTCAGCTATGCGTGCCTGGGCTATAAGCAAAAGTGCTACACACTACACACATTGGTTTCAGCCATTAACCGGCAGCACTGCCGAAAAACACGATTCATTTTTCGAGCCCACGGCTGACGGTGGCGCCATTGAACGCTTTTCAGGCGATGCGCTGGCACAACAAGAGCCGGATGCATCAAGCTTTCCAAGCGGTGGCATACGTAATACTTTTGAAGCACGCGGATACACAGCCTGGGATCCGTCATCACCGGCGTTCCTGATGGGGCGCACCTTATGTATACCTACTGTGTTTGTATCATACACTGGCGAAGCGCTGGATTATAAAGTACCGTTATTAAAAGCGTTAACCGCGCTGGATAAAGCAGCCGTTGATGTTTGCCACTACTTTGATAAAAGCATCGAGAAGGTAAACGCATCCTTAGGCATCGAGCAGGAGTACTTTTTGGTTGACATCGCCCTGTTTAATGCACGGCCGGATTTATATGTAACCGGCCGTACGCTGTTTGGCCATATATCAGCCAAAAACCAGCAGTTAGAAGATCATTATTTCGGTTCGATACCCGAGCGTGTGCTTGCTTTTATGCAGGATATGGAAACTGAGGCTTTGTTATTAGGTATACCTTTAAAGACCCGCCATAACGAAGTAGCGCCATCGCAGTTTGAGTGCGCCCCTATATATGAGGAGATCAACCTGGCTATTGACCATAACCAACTATTGATGGATTTGATGGATCGCGTAGCTAAACGCCATAACTTTAAAGTACTGCTGCACGAAAAACCTTATGCCGGCATCAACGGCTCGGGTAAGCACAATAACTGGAGCATGATTACCAATACAGGTAAAAACCTGTTGTCGCCGGGCAAAACGCCTAAAAACAACCTGATGTTCCTTACCTTTTTTGTAAACACTATTAAAGCTGTTTATGAGCATGCCGACCTGTTGCGTGCTTCAATCGCATCAGTAAATAACGATCATCGTTTGGGTGCCAATGAAGCGCCACCCGCTATTATCTCCATTTTTTTAGGCAGCCAGCTTACCGAGGTGCTCGATGAGATCGAAACATCTCGCCTGAGCAAAAAAATAAAAGAGGAAAACACGCTTTGGCAAGGTATTCCTAAAATACCGCAAATATTAGCCGACAATACCGACCGTAACCGCACCTCTCCTTTTGCCTTTACCGGTAATAAATTTGAGTTGCGCGCGGTGGGCTCATCGGCCAACTCGGCCAGCCCCATGACCGTGCTGAACCTGATTGTTGCGGATCAGCTTAAAAAATTCAAGACCGACGTTGATAAGCTCCTGAAGAAGGGCGAGAAAAAGGATGTAGCCCTTATGATGACGATTAAGCGTTATTTGAAAGAATCACGCAGCATACGGTTTGAAGGCAATGGTTACAGCGAGGATTGGGAGAAGGAAGCCGAAGCACGCGGCTTGTCGAACATCAAAACCACGCCAAAGGCGCTTGATGTAATGATAACTGAAAAAACCGCCGAGCTTTTTGCCAACACCGGCGTGTTTACGCCACGCGAAGCACATGCCCGCCACGAAATATTGCTTGAAAGCTATTATAAAAAAGTACAGATAGAAGCGCGGGTTATGGGCGAATTGGCCAACAACGTAATTATTCCGGCGGCCATCGCTTACCAAAGTAAACTGGTTGAAAACGTAAAGGGACTCAAAGATATCGGCCTGGATAAAAGCACCTACAAGGCGCAACTGGATATCATTACCAGATTATCGGAGCACATCAACTTTGTAAAAGACAATGTTGAAGAAATGGTTCAGGCGCGTAAAAACATCAATAACAATGTTGAGGATGTGCGCCAGAAAGCCATTGATTACGATGAAAAGGTACGCTCCTACTTTCAGCCTATACGTTACCATGTTGACAAACTGGAGCAACTGGTTGACGACTCGCTTTGGCCTCTACCAAAGTTCAGGGAATTATTATTCTTTAAATAG
- a CDS encoding DUF4468 domain-containing protein: MKRLILILLVALSGNDLYAQASQKDSLGFDENNKYIYYQVVAQPGLNADSIYRRALYFLQAAYSKDKLKLKKQEPANGVLKGEGGFMVSKKALVSKHDDGRITYDLNIEVKDGKYRYWLTNFVIIPYERDRYANFVPVNGKKTPLEHALRLLGQKDLDDYLEKVLVNSRFVGDRLKNFILSPAPSVKKERKIAPVIKKDW, encoded by the coding sequence ATGAAGAGATTGATATTAATATTGCTGGTGGCCTTATCGGGTAATGATCTGTATGCCCAGGCTTCGCAAAAGGATTCGCTGGGTTTTGATGAGAATAACAAATATATATACTACCAAGTAGTTGCACAGCCCGGCCTTAATGCGGATTCCATTTACCGGCGGGCCTTGTATTTTTTGCAGGCGGCTTATTCAAAAGATAAATTAAAACTGAAAAAACAGGAACCTGCAAACGGCGTATTGAAAGGGGAAGGTGGGTTTATGGTATCAAAAAAGGCGTTGGTATCAAAGCATGATGACGGCAGGATCACCTATGATTTAAATATCGAAGTAAAGGATGGCAAGTACCGTTACTGGCTTACTAATTTTGTGATTATCCCGTATGAGCGAGACCGTTATGCCAACTTTGTTCCGGTAAACGGAAAGAAGACGCCGCTTGAACACGCGCTGCGTTTATTAGGGCAAAAGGATCTGGATGATTACCTGGAAAAGGTGCTGGTCAACAGTCGTTTTGTTGGAGATCGTTTAAAGAATTTTATTCTGTCGCCTGCGCCATCTGTCAAAAAAGAGCGTAAAATAGCGCCTGTAATTAAAAAGGATTGGTGA